Proteins from a genomic interval of Corythoichthys intestinalis isolate RoL2023-P3 chromosome 3, ASM3026506v1, whole genome shotgun sequence:
- the ak8 gene encoding adenylate kinase 8 yields the protein MTESVQPLRVPPQMSIYADQHNIIHLVQSMVSSLAVDQPEDPIAYLLHLLQESSVHVPRVVLLGPPAVGKTTLARKLCADVKAVHVTMEKLLENQSELGEQARQYALKQQEVPDDLLVDLIQERLKESDCFNTGWVLDGLPQTRLQARNLQQGGVIPKHVVLLAAAEDVLLERHRGGLTDPLTGDVYHETFAQPTDDTVRQRAERRSDALDGGLSLRAGLQRYCCEVTGISSAYRHILKTVDADQPPLDVYQQVVAFLRTRRCSRTPRVLLLGPPGSGKRHQAKMLADKYKMVDVCCSDLLEWAQADQSPVGEEVRSYLRHSRTVPSSVVLEVLQERLNRVDCSQRGWILHHLPCDLQHAQHLAHSLNAPNRVFFLELIDEVCFHRRASKRSTADPSGNSPSREYDINTRSVTYAIEVYRTQTAGLQCVFPDGVHVDADQDPQSVFDAIDKQLIIQTHMY from the exons ATGACTGAGAGCGTTCAACCCCTGAGGGTCCCCCCTCAGATGTCCATCTATGCGGACCAGCACAACATCATCCACCTAGTCCAG AGTATGGTGTCCAGTCTGGCTGTGGACCAGCCCGAAGACCCCATTGCGTACCTTCTGCATCTGCTGCAAGAGAGCAGCGTGCACG TTCCCAGGGTGGTTCTGCTGGGTCCTCCTGCCGTAGGGAAAACCACTCTG GCCCGGAAGCTGTGCGCCGACGTCAAAGCGGTTCACGTTACCATGGAAAAGCTCCTGGAGAACCAATCGGAGCTTGGCGAACAAGCGCGCCAGTACGCGCTCAAGCAACAG GAGGTTCCCGATGATCTTCTGGTTGACCTGATTCAAGAGCGACTCAAAGAGTCAGACTGCTTCAACACA GGCTGGGTGCTGGACGGACTTCCTCAAACTCGCCTTCAGGCTCGGAATCTCCAGCAGGGTGGCGTCATTCCCAAGCATGTGG TTCTGCTAGCCGCTGCTGAAGACGTTCTCCTGGAAAGACACCGGGGCGGGCTGACGGATCCGCTCACCGGAG ACGTGTACCACGAGACCTTCGCGCAGCCCACCGATGATACAGTGCGGCAGCGCGCGGAAAGGAGGAGCGATGCCCTGGATGGCGGTCTGAGTCTCAGGGCGGGCCTGCAGCGCTACTGTTGTGAAGTCACCGGGATAAGCTCCGCCTACCGACACATCCTCAAGACGGTGGACGCTGATCAGCCCCCTCTCGACGTCTACCAGCAAG TGGTGGCGTTCTTGCGTACTCGCCGTTGTTCCAGAACTCCCAGAGTGCTCCTCTTAGGTCCGCCCGGCTCGGGAAAGAGGCATCAAGCCAAGATGCTGGCCGACAAGTACAAAATGGTGGACG TGTGTTGCAGCGATCTTCTTGAATGGGCTCAAGCGGATCAGTCTCCTGTCGGGGAAGAAGTCCGATCGTACTTGCGGCACAGTCGGACAG ttCCAAGCAGCGTGGTTCTGGAAGTCCTCCAGGAGCGTCTGAATCGTGTGGACTGCAGCCAACGAGGCTGGATCCTTCACCACCTGCCATGCGACCTCCAACACGCCCAGCATCTGGCACATTCGCTCAACGCGCCAAACAG GGTTTTCTTCCTGGAGTTGATTGACGAAGTCTGTTTTCACAGAAGAGCCAGCAAGCGCTCCACGGCTGATCCCAG CGGTAACTCTCCATCCCGCGAGTATGACATTAATACGCGCTCGGTGACGTACGCCATCGAGGTGTACAGGACACAGACTGCAGGCCTGCAG